From a region of the Labrus mixtus chromosome 5, fLabMix1.1, whole genome shotgun sequence genome:
- the LOC132973811 gene encoding beta-1,3-galactosyltransferase 2-like, translated as MGITSSWRLVKLLCFFIALVLSVQILVDRVTQSKHPAEPSPLPAEEYRVLSPETYRYLLNQPSVCKDKKPFLVFMVPVAPLEAAAREAIRKTWGAPRQDTLTLFYVGLPEEGQGSRSQKELEEESRKHADIIQMNFQDSYQNLTIKTMMMMNWLATHCPNVSYAMKVDADIFVNVFYLMRRLGGSPRQGFITGSVIWDGKPRRDINSKWYVSEELYPEDSFPPYVSGAGYVFSADLAARISWASRFVGMIPLEDVYVGLCLRVLGVRPVYSRSLLFLRNLFQIQNLEYDRCTFNKLLIANGFNPSQLLHSWQDFSQGHSSC; from the coding sequence ATGGGGATAACTTCTTCCTGGAGGTTAGTGAAGTTACTCTGCTTTTTCATTGCGCTTGTCCTCTCTGTTCAGATCTTAGTGGACAGAGTAACACAGAGTAAACATCCGGCAGAGCCAAGTCCCCTCCCCGCGGAGGAGTACAGAGTCCTATCCCCTGAAACATACCGCTATCTTCTCAACCAGCCGTCTGTatgcaaagacaaaaagccCTTTCTGGTGTTTATGGTACCAGTTGCACCTCTGGAAGCTGCAGCAAGGGAAGCCATCAGAAAAACATGGGGTGCTCCAAGACAGGACACCCTTACCCTGTTCTATGTGGGCTTACCTGAGGAGGGACAGGGGTCAAGGAGCcagaaggagctggaggaggagagcaggaaaCACGCAGATATCATCCAGATGAACTTCCAGGACAGTTATCAGAACCTGACAATCAAgactatgatgatgatgaactgGCTGGCGACCCACTGTCCAAATGTCTCCTATGCCATGAAAGTGGACGCCGACATCTTTGTGAATGTGTTCTACCTCATGAGACGCCTGGGGGGCTCTCCCAGGCAGGGCTTCATCACCGGCTCAGTGATATGGGACGGCAAGCCAAGGCGGGACATCAACAGCAAGTGGTATGTGTCAGAGGAGCTGTACCCCGAGGACAGCTTCCCGCCTTATGTGTCTGGAGCCGGGTATGTGTTCTCTGCAGACCTGGCTGCCAGGATCTCCTGGGCATCCAGGTTTGTTGGGATGATCCCCCTGGAGGACGTCTATGTGGGTTTGTGTCTGCGTGTGCTGGGTGTCAGGCCCGTATACTCCCGCAGCCTGCTCTTCCTCAGGAACCTGTTCCAAATCCAGAATCTGGAGTACGACAGGTGCACTTTTAACAAACTGCTCATCGCCAACGGCTTTAATCCGTCACAACTGCTTCACAGTTGGCAGGACTTCTCCCAGGGTCATTCTAgctgctga